AATGCCCCCGGTCGTCATCCCAGCAATATCGCAGTCTGTATCATCTGTTATGGTAAATGTCTGGGTGCCCGGCGTTACGAGCACTGTACTGAAAGAGACGTATCCGTCTTCGAGCAGCCCCGTGAGAGGAGAAGCCGCAGCATGGTCGCTTGTAACGAGCCTGACTGCATCGGATGCCTGCACCCTGTTCCAGTACTCGTCTGTCGCGAAGATCTCGACCTTGAAATAATATCCACTCAGCTGGGTCGCGGGCTCTCCCGTGAGACCCTGCAGAGTCCCGGGATCTCGCGTCTGTCCCGGCACGACTATCTGGAGCCTGGCAAAATCGCCGGGAAGCACGGTAAAACAGTTGCTCATACCCTGGATCACGGGACTGTCGCCGGAGACTCCCGATATCCTGACGCTTCCGCCTGTACACTCTGTCATAGACTCGTCGGCCAGAAAAAGGGTCATCATACCGGACCATTCGCCCCCGAAAAGATCTATCGATTCAGGCTGGATCCTTCCCTCGCCGAGACTCGTGATCTGGCTCAGAGAGACTGATTCGGAAAAACCATCGACCGTGTTCCCATTATGATCGACCGCCCTTACTTCCACGGCGAAAGGCGATCCGGCTCTCCTGCCCGCATCTATCACGGAAAAGACTATCCGTTCCGTATCACCCGTCCCCCCGATCACATCGATCTCCGATGATGTCGCCGAGTAATGCTCTCCATCCGTAAGATCGCATGCGGTAATGGTAAAAACCCCGGGGGAATTCAAGATGACCGTAACGACCAGCTGGCCTCCGATCATCGGCTCGGCAGGAGGCAGATCGGCGATCCCGTCCGAAGAGGTTATTCTGAAAACATGTTTGACCGAGGTCACCGTCTGCCAGTCATCATCACATGCCCTTACCAATACCTGAAAAGGGACACCGACGACCTGGGACTCCGGATACCCTGTCATCCCCGATGCGTCTCCCGGCGCTGCTGATTCTCCAGGCACAAGGACCTGGAGCTTCGAATATGGACATGAAAAGGCCTGGGCCGTTAACACCGCCAGTGTCGCCGTCGCAGCTGTAAGTATCAGCATCATCCGTCTGACATTCATCGGCATCCTGTTCACGATTCTCACCTCTGATTATTGTATGCACCGGAATACCGGCCTGTTTCAGCCCGGATCTTTCCGGTTCGACTGGAGACCGTGAGATTTCAGCACCTGTCTTCTCACGGCCGTTTCTTCATTTCACCGGTCAGAACGGCAAGACATATGCCATGGGAAAAGCTTCCGGCACAACCTGCAGAACCTCCCGTCTAACATGAAAATCAATAGAGTCTTGGAAGAAACCCGGGGCTGAACAGACAGTTATCATCAAGTACATGAGGCCAGGATCTGCGGCATTGATTTCCCCTTGGGTAGGAAATTTTTTCATCCGAAACCAATCCCGGAGTCAATTTGATAATCCTCCCGAAATCGGAGAAATCTGATAAAGCCATAGACCCCGTCTGCCGATGAAGATAGCAAGGAGATAAATATTAACTTTCGGAGGCAGTCGAAATGGGATCTACCACTGAGATATATGACTCCAGCATTCTTAATGAGTGTCTCGATGGTGACAAAGAAATGATAACCGAGATCATCGAGGGATATTTCGATGACATGGCCGGCAGGATGGACGAAATGGTCGTAGCTATATTGTCATGTGATGCTGAATTGATACACAGGACCGGGCATTCGATTAAAGGCGCGAGCGCCAATATCGGCGCGAAAGAAGCCAGCTCGGTAGCCTCTGAGATAGAAAAAGCCGGAAAAGCTGGAAATATCGAAAAGGCGAAAACACATTTCGAGGAATTCAAAACAGCATTCTCAAGACTCGAATCTCACCTGGGGAAATAGTCTTCGAGTCTAGTCCGGGAAAACAGAGTGACATGTCAGGGGAAATGCTCGAGGTCAGATGTGGAACCTGTCCCTCAAACTATTCTTCAATCCATCCGTCGCGCAGACGGATGATCCTGTCACCATAGGCAGCGTTCTTCTCTGAATGCGTCGCCTGAATAATGGTAGTGCCCTCAGAGTTGAGTTTCTTGAACAATTCCATTATCTCTTCGCCCTGCTCTGAATGAAGATTGCCCGTGGGTTCGTCGGCAAGTACCAGCTTGGGTTTTGCGATGAGCGCTCTCGCGACTCCGACCAGCTGCTGCTGTCCACCGGATAGCTGACTCGGGAAAAGGTCTTTCTTCCCCACTATTCGGAACCGGTCCAGCGTATCGCAGACCATGCTCTTGCGCTCTGAACCTTTGATCTTCTTGTACAGCAGAGGTGTCTCCAGGTTTTCGTAGACGGTGAGGTCATCGATCAGATGAAAGCTCTGAAAGACATAACCGAAAAACTTGTTGTACAGGGCAGATCTCTTCTTGTCATTCAGGAGATGGACCTTCTCATCGAAGAAGACATAATCCCCGTCTGATGGTGTATCGAGCATCCCCACAATATTAAGCAAAGTAGTCTTGCCGGAACCCGAAGGGCCCATCACTGTAATAAACTCGCCTTCCTTTATATCGAGGTCGATCCGCCTGAGGACATAGGTCTTTACAATCCCCGCGGAGTAGAATTTAGTGATGTTTCTCAGCTTTATCATCTGACGCTCCTCATCCTTGACTGCTTATCAGCAATATCTTGTATAGCCCTTCAGACAGAATCCCATAATAGTCACACTTTCACTACTCATATTTAATCGCTTCGATCGGGTTTCTGTTAGCGGCCTTCATGGCCTGGAAACTGACCGTACCAAGAGCGATGACCAGTGCGCCGACTCCCGCCCTGATGAAGATCATCGGACTCATATCGGTCCTGAAAGCGAAGTTCCTGAGCCATAGGTCCATCAGGAACCAGGCTGTAGGCCAGGCGATGATGTTCGAAGCAAGCACCCACTTCGCTATGTCTTTCGTGAACAGCAGGACTATCCCGGAAACAGACGCGCCGAGGACCTTCCTGATACCCATCTCTTTGCTGCGTCGCTCTGTCATATAGGAAACAAGACCGAGAAGTCCGAGGCAGGCGATAAACACCGCAAGGATGGCGGCATAGCCAAAGAGCTTGGCGAGTCGTTGATCTTTCCCATACAACCTGTCCAGGTCTGCCTCCATGAACCGGTAAACGAAAGGCAGTTCGGGGTTGATGGCCTTCCATGTACTTTCGATATGCGCCAGGGCCTCACCTGTCCTGTCCGGATCGATCCTCGCAACCAAATAATTTCTAAAGGAAGGGCTGACCCACAACATTATCGGCTCGACCTCTCCATATAGCGATTCAAAATGATAATCCTTCACCACTCCGACAATAGTCATACGAATAGAACTGTTGCCGAACCATTTTCCCACCGGATCCTCCATCTTCATCTGTCTGACGGCAGTCTCGTTGAGGATTATCCCCGAATGAGCTCCCTCTTCTGCTCTGATCAAATCGTTATCCTGAAGGTCCCTCCCTGCTGACAGCTTTATCCCCATGGTCCGGATATAATCTTCATCTGTCCGCACAGTATTGATGAGTACCCGCAGGCCTTCCTCCCTGTCCTCCCAGTCCCAGCGGGAAGAGTTGTCTCCGCTACTGAGTGGAAGTCTGGATGTCACTGTCGTGTTTATGATCGAACTGCTTCTCGCCAGTTCGTCCTTGAGTGCCTGAGATCTTTCGACCGAATCACCGCTGAGATAGACATTCACGAGACCTTTCTCGTTATATCCGAGGTCCGAATCCCTGATGAAATCGAGTTGCCTGAAGACTACTGAAGTCCCGATGATCAACAGGATCGAGAGAGAGAACTGTATTACTACAAGGGCGTTCCTGAAGACCGTTTTCCCGGTAGCGTGCTGTCCGCCTTTCAGTACCCTGACCGCCTGGAAAGACGAAAGATATAGAGATGGATAGATACCTCCCAGTATACCGGTCGACAGAGAAATACCCAATCCCGCCATTAAAAGCGGAAGGTTATTGAAGATCGATTCGGCCAGGGTCTTTCCGGTCAGCCCGTTAAGCACGGGCAGAAGGAGTTCAGCCAGCAGGACCGCCACGACCAGAGCTATAAGTGAATTGAGGATCGATTCACCGAAAAACTGGATGATCAGGTCTCTTTTCCTTGCGCCACACACTTTTCTCAACCCGACTTCACGCGCTC
The window above is part of the Candidatus Latescibacterota bacterium genome. Proteins encoded here:
- a CDS encoding Hpt domain-containing protein, encoding MGSTTEIYDSSILNECLDGDKEMITEIIEGYFDDMAGRMDEMVVAILSCDAELIHRTGHSIKGASANIGAKEASSVASEIEKAGKAGNIEKAKTHFEEFKTAFSRLESHLGK
- a CDS encoding ABC transporter ATP-binding protein; translated protein: MIKLRNITKFYSAGIVKTYVLRRIDLDIKEGEFITVMGPSGSGKTTLLNIVGMLDTPSDGDYVFFDEKVHLLNDKKRSALYNKFFGYVFQSFHLIDDLTVYENLETPLLYKKIKGSERKSMVCDTLDRFRIVGKKDLFPSQLSGGQQQLVGVARALIAKPKLVLADEPTGNLHSEQGEEIMELFKKLNSEGTTIIQATHSEKNAAYGDRIIRLRDGWIEE
- a CDS encoding ABC transporter permease; amino-acid sequence: MFRNYFKIALRNISRYKGYSFINIAGLAVSIACAILIALVLKTELGKDDFHENRERIYRGFQKAGHSEGYLYTDNLPGPLAAHLKEHYAGIEETARLVYGRGRALKYGDMNFIERGLYLTDQPFFDIFSFELVRGDRASLLTEPSSIVITESIANKYFIDEDPIGKVMMLENTIPVTVTGVMKDMPPNTHLARVEILIPFSNTQGLYGSAFDSWDSNWPRSYVMLKPGIAPEEISAQISGVLTDNGQRDVILSLQKLKDFNLYRYDGSTGSIGYLMVFALVGLFVLLIACINFMNLTTARAQRRAREVGLRKVCGARKRDLIIQFFGESILNSLIALVVAVLLAELLLPVLNGLTGKTLAESIFNNLPLLMAGLGISLSTGILGGIYPSLYLSSFQAVRVLKGGQHATGKTVFRNALVVIQFSLSILLIIGTSVVFRQLDFIRDSDLGYNEKGLVNVYLSGDSVERSQALKDELARSSSIINTTVTSRLPLSSGDNSSRWDWEDREEGLRVLINTVRTDEDYIRTMGIKLSAGRDLQDNDLIRAEEGAHSGIILNETAVRQMKMEDPVGKWFGNSSIRMTIVGVVKDYHFESLYGEVEPIMLWVSPSFRNYLVARIDPDRTGEALAHIESTWKAINPELPFVYRFMEADLDRLYGKDQRLAKLFGYAAILAVFIACLGLLGLVSYMTERRSKEMGIRKVLGASVSGIVLLFTKDIAKWVLASNIIAWPTAWFLMDLWLRNFAFRTDMSPMIFIRAGVGALVIALGTVSFQAMKAANRNPIEAIKYE